In a single window of the Arthrobacter sp. StoSoilA2 genome:
- a CDS encoding DUF1003 domain-containing protein has product MADNNAPRSPRSTGRTNSPGSLDTPLSGRQRILPKFSPNPDAFGNATEGFARFMGTPQFLVYMTVFCLFWLAWNTFAPTEWQFDRVELGFTLLTLMLSLQASYAAPLLLLAQNRQDDRDRVSLQQDRQRAERNLSDTEYLTRELASLRIALREVATRDYVRAELRSLLEDIIDAQEELRESEAAAEGNESSADKVKEKLKEKRDKSRGPRTQQIPKVRPQRPGPQHSSAKPAPTENPESRA; this is encoded by the coding sequence TTGGCTGATAACAACGCCCCCCGATCCCCCAGGTCCACTGGACGTACGAACAGTCCCGGCAGCCTGGACACGCCGCTGAGCGGGCGTCAACGCATATTGCCCAAGTTCTCCCCCAACCCTGACGCATTCGGCAATGCCACGGAGGGTTTTGCGCGCTTCATGGGTACGCCGCAGTTCCTCGTGTACATGACGGTCTTCTGTCTCTTCTGGCTGGCATGGAATACGTTTGCGCCCACGGAGTGGCAGTTCGACCGCGTGGAGCTCGGCTTCACGCTCTTGACGCTCATGTTGTCGCTGCAGGCTTCGTACGCGGCACCGCTCCTGCTGCTGGCCCAGAACCGTCAGGACGACCGGGACCGGGTGTCGCTGCAGCAGGACCGCCAGCGGGCCGAGCGGAACCTGTCAGACACTGAATACTTGACCCGTGAACTGGCTTCCCTGCGAATCGCACTCCGTGAAGTAGCCACCCGCGACTACGTCCGCGCCGAGCTCCGCAGCCTGCTGGAAGACATCATCGATGCCCAGGAGGAACTGCGGGAGAGCGAAGCGGCAGCAGAGGGAAACGAGTCTTCGGCCGACAAGGTCAAAGAGAAGCTCAAGGAGAAACGGGACAAGTCGCGTGGACCACGCACGCAACAGATCCCCAAAGTACGCCCGCAACGTCCGGGGCCGCAGCACTCCAGCGCGAAGCCGGCCCCTACCGAAAATCCTGAAAGCCGAGCGTAA
- a CDS encoding O-methyltransferase, translating into MSADKSTSWSYAEDLPAEDDVLLRARERSFELGVKPISPGVGAVLTVLAAASKAQTVVEVGSGAGVSGVCLLRGLGPQAVLTTIDVDVEHLKAAREAFLESGSPANRTRTISGRAADVLPRLTDSAYDLVFIDADKPNFPRYVEQAVRLLKTGGTLVINDALDKDRVSNPAARDATTVVLRQVGKSIRDDDRLASAMLPTGDGLLVAVKK; encoded by the coding sequence ATGAGTGCCGACAAGTCAACCAGCTGGTCCTATGCAGAAGATCTGCCTGCTGAAGATGACGTGTTGTTGCGCGCCCGGGAGAGGTCCTTCGAGCTGGGAGTCAAGCCCATCAGCCCCGGCGTTGGCGCGGTGTTGACAGTCCTTGCCGCGGCTTCAAAGGCACAGACAGTAGTTGAGGTTGGCTCGGGCGCGGGGGTCTCAGGTGTTTGCCTGTTGCGGGGCCTGGGTCCACAAGCCGTCCTGACCACCATCGACGTCGATGTCGAACACCTCAAGGCCGCCCGCGAAGCCTTCCTGGAGTCGGGCAGCCCCGCCAACCGTACCCGGACCATCTCAGGAAGGGCCGCCGACGTCCTCCCACGCCTCACGGACTCCGCCTATGACCTTGTTTTCATCGACGCCGACAAGCCGAACTTTCCCCGCTACGTTGAACAGGCTGTCCGGTTGCTCAAGACCGGTGGCACCTTGGTGATCAACGACGCCTTGGATAAGGACCGCGTCTCAAATCCGGCAGCCCGCGACGCCACCACTGTGGTTCTTCGGCAAGTTGGCAAATCCATTCGCGACGACGACCGCCTGGCCTCTGCGATGCTTCCCACCGGCGACGGACTTCTGGTGGCCGTCAAAAAATAG
- a CDS encoding DivIVA domain-containing protein codes for MVAVSFFLVFVAIVLIGAALYFGAAIIRGGSVGAGLDDPVPNLPPVLLPEKAAATDIDAVRFALGLRGYRMDQVDQVLDELRDQLVAKDREIERLSALVQSKLENGGAQRTTP; via the coding sequence ATGGTGGCTGTGAGCTTTTTCCTGGTGTTTGTCGCGATTGTCCTCATTGGTGCCGCATTGTATTTTGGGGCCGCCATCATCCGTGGCGGCTCCGTCGGAGCGGGCCTGGATGACCCGGTGCCCAACTTGCCTCCGGTGCTGCTCCCGGAGAAGGCCGCAGCCACAGACATCGACGCCGTGCGCTTTGCGCTGGGGCTGCGTGGTTACCGCATGGACCAGGTGGACCAGGTCCTTGATGAGTTACGGGACCAACTGGTGGCCAAGGACCGTGAGATCGAGAGACTCAGCGCGTTGGTCCAATCAAAGCTTGAGAATGGCGGCGCCCAGCGGACCACGCCGTGA
- a CDS encoding DUF3117 domain-containing protein: protein MAAMKPRTGDGPMEVTKEGRSLIMRVPLEGGGRLVVELNAAEAENLKECLVGVTE from the coding sequence ATGGCGGCTATGAAACCACGTACTGGCGACGGCCCTATGGAAGTAACCAAAGAGGGACGCAGCCTGATCATGCGTGTGCCGCTCGAAGGCGGAGGACGGCTTGTAGTCGAGCTCAATGCCGCGGAGGCGGAGAACCTCAAGGAATGCCTCGTAGGCGTTACCGAATAG
- a CDS encoding general stress protein, protein MSNIFGAPKAVEESRSVPQGDTVGSYTSYLDAQKAVDYLADQQFPVHLVSIVGNDLKMVERVTGRLSYPRVALSGALSGMWFGLFVGVMLSFFTPAGGTFSIITSVLMGAAFFMLFGIATYATQRGKRDFTSTSQVVATNYDVIVAIEAAHEARRLLHQLPMNSAQAATGQAQTYGQPNAPFQQPGQAPDRPATWNDPYGQRGPEPTESAASGAQAPAAQPVQNPTPSPVRYPDLPDGRPQYGVRVTEGQNAPRPEEHRQEEQRPGNGDSHKQ, encoded by the coding sequence ATGTCAAACATTTTTGGTGCTCCTAAAGCCGTTGAGGAGTCCCGCAGCGTACCCCAGGGCGACACTGTTGGCTCGTACACCTCATATTTGGATGCCCAAAAGGCGGTGGACTACCTCGCAGACCAGCAGTTCCCCGTGCACCTGGTATCGATCGTGGGCAACGACCTCAAGATGGTGGAGCGGGTCACCGGGCGGCTGAGCTACCCACGCGTTGCCTTGTCCGGTGCTTTGAGCGGCATGTGGTTCGGCCTCTTCGTCGGCGTCATGCTTTCCTTCTTCACGCCCGCTGGCGGCACCTTCTCCATCATCACGTCCGTGCTTATGGGTGCGGCTTTCTTCATGCTGTTCGGCATCGCCACGTACGCCACCCAGCGCGGCAAGCGCGACTTCACGTCCACAAGCCAGGTGGTCGCCACCAATTACGATGTCATTGTTGCCATCGAGGCAGCCCACGAAGCCCGCAGGTTGCTCCACCAACTGCCGATGAATTCCGCACAGGCTGCCACCGGGCAAGCACAAACTTACGGTCAGCCAAACGCGCCCTTCCAGCAGCCCGGCCAGGCCCCTGATCGTCCTGCCACCTGGAACGATCCCTATGGCCAGCGCGGACCGGAGCCCACCGAATCCGCTGCCTCCGGCGCGCAGGCTCCTGCTGCACAGCCAGTACAGAACCCGACGCCGTCACCCGTGCGCTATCCGGACCTGCCCGATGGCCGCCCCCAGTACGGTGTCCGGGTCACGGAGGGCCAGAATGCCCCCCGGCCCGAGGAACACCGGCAAGAGGAACAGCGGCCCGGGAACGGAGATTCCCACAAGCAATAG
- a CDS encoding CBS domain-containing protein, which yields MSTHPSRVFVARLLGLDVFDPLGDRLGRLRDVVVLSRGTRGAPHVVGIVVEVPGKKRVFVPMTRITSIDQTQIICTGLVNLRRFEQRGAETLVVAEMFDRRVTLADGSDATIEDIAMDQHRSKDWFVSKLFVRRGHSLSPLSRLRRNETLIIDWADAQTGGHNEPQAATQFVATHEDLKPADFAEALQEMSDKRRFEVASELQDERLADVLQELPEDDQVEILSALDVERAADVLEEMDPDDAADLLAELPSAQAEELLQLMEPQEAEDVRRLLEYDEDTAGGLMTPVPVILPPEATVAEALAHVRREELSPALASSIFITRPPLETPTGRFLGVVHIQQLLRFPPPEPLGNLVDKNLEPLSDQAHISEVARTLATYNLNSLPVVDDDGRLVGAVTVDDVLDHLLPDDWRAHEDDAPIRKLGGRIG from the coding sequence ATGAGCACACATCCCTCACGCGTCTTTGTCGCGCGTCTGCTCGGCTTGGACGTTTTCGACCCCCTGGGCGATCGTTTAGGCCGGTTGCGCGACGTCGTCGTGCTCTCCCGGGGGACCCGCGGCGCCCCGCATGTCGTAGGCATCGTGGTGGAAGTGCCCGGCAAGAAGCGCGTCTTCGTACCGATGACCCGGATCACCTCCATCGACCAGACCCAGATCATTTGCACGGGCTTGGTGAACCTGCGTCGTTTCGAACAACGGGGCGCGGAAACGCTCGTGGTCGCGGAAATGTTTGATCGCCGCGTCACCCTTGCCGATGGCAGCGATGCAACGATCGAGGACATCGCGATGGACCAGCACCGGTCCAAGGACTGGTTCGTCAGCAAACTCTTCGTCCGTCGCGGGCATTCCTTGTCCCCCCTGAGCAGGCTCCGCCGCAACGAAACCCTGATCATTGACTGGGCGGACGCGCAGACCGGCGGGCATAACGAACCCCAGGCCGCCACACAGTTCGTTGCCACGCACGAGGACCTCAAGCCTGCCGACTTCGCCGAAGCCCTGCAGGAGATGAGCGACAAGCGCCGCTTTGAAGTGGCAAGCGAACTTCAGGACGAACGATTGGCAGACGTCCTCCAGGAGCTTCCCGAGGACGACCAGGTGGAGATCCTGTCCGCCCTGGACGTGGAACGGGCCGCCGATGTCCTGGAAGAAATGGACCCCGACGACGCCGCCGACCTCCTCGCCGAACTCCCCTCCGCCCAAGCGGAAGAACTGTTGCAGCTCATGGAGCCCCAGGAAGCCGAAGATGTCCGGCGTCTCCTGGAGTACGACGAAGACACTGCAGGTGGCCTCATGACACCTGTGCCCGTCATCCTTCCTCCTGAAGCCACGGTCGCCGAAGCACTTGCCCATGTCCGCCGCGAGGAACTCTCCCCCGCGTTGGCGTCCTCCATCTTCATCACACGGCCTCCGCTGGAAACGCCCACCGGCCGCTTCCTGGGCGTTGTACATATACAACAACTCCTGCGCTTCCCTCCGCCGGAGCCGCTGGGAAACCTTGTTGACAAGAACCTTGAGCCGTTGTCGGACCAGGCGCACATCAGCGAAGTAGCCCGGACCCTGGCCACGTACAACCTGAACTCCCTGCCCGTCGTCGACGACGACGGCCGCCTTGTGGGGGCGGTGACTGTTGATGACGTGTTGGATCACCTGTTGCCCGATGACTGGCGCGCTCACGAGGACGACGCCCCTATAAGGAAACTCGGAGGCCGCATTGGCTGA
- a CDS encoding TIGR00730 family Rossman fold protein, whose translation MSISQHPISGPDANGHVAGVNVPLPSEIPPAKHKGPLELRRKQADTGMSDQHLLDTSGAGQFIHTDPWRVLRIQSEFVEGFGALADIGPAVSVFGSARTKPGTEYYEMAVDVGRKLAEAGVAVITGGGPGSMEAANKGAVEGNGVSVGLGIELPFEQGLNQWVDLGINFRYFFARKTMFVKYAQGFVVLPGGLGTLDELFEAMVLVQTRKVTSFPIVLLGVRFWGPMIEWIRDTLVAEGMVSEKDLDLIQLVDDPADAVHRVLHGAPLPATTNGNQRPE comes from the coding sequence ATGAGCATTAGCCAGCACCCGATTTCCGGCCCCGACGCGAATGGCCACGTCGCGGGCGTCAATGTGCCCCTGCCTTCGGAGATTCCACCGGCCAAGCACAAGGGTCCTTTGGAACTGCGACGCAAACAGGCAGACACGGGAATGTCCGATCAGCATTTACTGGACACGAGCGGTGCCGGGCAATTCATCCACACCGATCCCTGGCGCGTCCTGAGGATTCAGAGCGAATTCGTTGAGGGCTTTGGGGCCTTGGCCGATATTGGTCCGGCGGTCAGTGTTTTCGGTTCTGCCCGTACCAAACCGGGAACCGAGTACTACGAGATGGCAGTGGATGTAGGACGCAAGCTCGCCGAAGCCGGGGTCGCAGTGATCACCGGCGGCGGTCCGGGCTCCATGGAAGCCGCCAACAAGGGTGCTGTTGAGGGCAACGGCGTATCCGTCGGGCTGGGCATTGAGTTGCCGTTCGAGCAGGGCTTGAACCAGTGGGTGGACCTGGGCATCAACTTCCGGTACTTCTTCGCCCGCAAGACCATGTTCGTGAAATACGCCCAGGGCTTCGTCGTCTTGCCCGGCGGACTTGGAACCTTGGACGAGCTGTTCGAGGCAATGGTCCTGGTACAGACACGAAAGGTGACATCGTTCCCGATCGTGCTGCTGGGTGTCCGCTTCTGGGGTCCAATGATTGAGTGGATCCGGGACACTTTGGTTGCTGAAGGGATGGTGTCTGAAAAGGACCTGGACCTGATCCAACTGGTGGATGACCCTGCCGATGCCGTCCACCGCGTCTTGCACGGTGCTCCGCTTCCGGCCACCACCAATGGAAACCAGCGCCCGGAGTAG
- a CDS encoding amino acid ABC transporter permease, with protein sequence MTSVLYDVPGPKARRVSLIGSVVGSIIIAGGVVGAIVILSSQGIFNASRWEVFVNESAKDVWTQLGYGVLATLQAAGIAAVIAFPLGVALCLLRISLISWIRVPTQVVLEFLRGMPVVLMILFVLLVFATSPFIAVVSGLVLYNAAIFAEILRAGIQSLPKGQREAGLAIGLRSFQSRMSIEFPQAIRRMLPSLIAQLVVLLKDTSLGYIVAYEELLRKVKLISDLEPSLLFSAFFVGAAIYILINLSVSRLAIWIERRGSKKAAGGMASAIKTVDLEVNVPGSEAK encoded by the coding sequence ATGACTTCGGTTCTCTATGACGTACCAGGCCCCAAGGCCCGCCGCGTTTCCCTCATTGGTTCAGTTGTCGGGTCCATCATCATTGCCGGTGGCGTGGTGGGAGCCATTGTCATCCTGTCTTCGCAGGGCATATTCAACGCCTCCCGTTGGGAAGTCTTTGTTAACGAGTCTGCAAAGGACGTATGGACGCAGCTCGGCTACGGCGTCCTTGCCACCCTGCAGGCAGCCGGCATTGCAGCCGTCATTGCCTTCCCCCTCGGAGTCGCACTGTGTTTGCTCCGTATCTCGCTGATCTCGTGGATCCGGGTGCCCACGCAGGTGGTCCTTGAGTTCCTCCGCGGTATGCCAGTGGTGCTCATGATCCTCTTCGTGCTGCTGGTGTTCGCCACCAGCCCCTTCATAGCAGTTGTCAGCGGCCTGGTCCTCTACAACGCGGCGATCTTTGCCGAAATTCTGAGGGCAGGCATACAGTCACTTCCCAAGGGACAACGCGAGGCAGGTTTGGCCATTGGCCTGCGCAGCTTCCAGTCCAGGATGAGCATCGAGTTCCCCCAGGCAATCCGCCGCATGCTCCCCTCACTCATTGCACAGTTGGTCGTCCTCCTCAAGGACACCTCGCTTGGCTACATCGTGGCCTACGAGGAACTGCTGCGTAAGGTGAAGCTGATCTCGGACCTGGAACCCAGCCTGCTGTTCTCCGCCTTCTTCGTTGGCGCCGCGATCTACATCCTGATCAACCTGTCAGTTTCCCGACTTGCGATCTGGATCGAAAGGCGCGGCTCCAAGAAGGCCGCAGGAGGTATGGCTTCGGCCATCAAGACCGTTGACCTTGAGGTAAACGTCCCGGGATCTGAAGCGAAGTAG
- a CDS encoding glutamate ABC transporter substrate-binding protein, whose protein sequence is MKKAFITRRKSLLVAASAALALSLSACGGGSGTTTPPVASASFEAGTTMAKLNQAKKITIGTKFDQPLFGQKGLDGKPVGFDVEIGKAIAAKLGIEPDKIEWVETVSANREPFIEQGRVDIVIATYTINDARKQKVAFAGPYYEAGQALLVNKDDNSITKPEDVKGKKVCSVTGSTPAKTIVEKYGAELVPAANYTACLEPLRNKQVVAVTTDNVILAGYVDKEPDAFKLASDQTFTKEPYGIGLKKDDTVFRNWINDQLEEFAKDGTYKKAWEATAGKVIKTAPELPKIDRY, encoded by the coding sequence ATGAAGAAGGCTTTTATTACCCGGAGGAAATCTCTCCTGGTGGCCGCTTCGGCTGCACTGGCCCTCTCGCTGAGCGCCTGTGGTGGAGGCAGTGGCACCACCACTCCGCCTGTTGCCTCGGCGAGCTTCGAGGCCGGTACCACGATGGCGAAGTTGAACCAGGCCAAGAAGATCACCATTGGTACCAAGTTTGACCAGCCGCTGTTCGGCCAGAAGGGCCTTGACGGCAAGCCTGTCGGCTTCGACGTCGAAATCGGCAAGGCCATCGCCGCCAAGCTCGGCATTGAACCTGACAAGATCGAATGGGTTGAAACTGTTTCCGCCAACCGTGAACCGTTCATCGAGCAGGGCCGCGTTGACATCGTCATTGCCACCTACACGATCAACGATGCTCGCAAGCAGAAGGTCGCCTTCGCGGGTCCGTACTACGAAGCCGGCCAGGCTTTGTTGGTGAACAAGGACGACAACTCCATCACCAAGCCCGAGGACGTGAAGGGCAAGAAAGTTTGCTCCGTTACGGGTTCCACGCCAGCCAAGACCATCGTTGAAAAGTACGGCGCCGAACTGGTTCCGGCCGCCAACTACACCGCTTGCCTGGAGCCGTTGCGCAACAAGCAGGTTGTCGCCGTCACCACGGACAACGTGATCCTCGCCGGTTACGTTGACAAGGAACCGGACGCCTTCAAGCTCGCTTCGGACCAAACCTTCACAAAAGAGCCTTACGGCATCGGCCTGAAGAAGGACGACACGGTCTTCCGCAACTGGATCAATGACCAGTTGGAGGAATTCGCCAAGGACGGCACCTACAAGAAGGCCTGGGAAGCAACAGCAGGAAAGGTCATCAAGACCGCTCCTGAGCTGCCCAAGATCGACCGTTACTAG
- the sigE gene encoding RNA polymerase sigma factor SigE, with product MPASHAAPVQISESLEAVTDWVAPSWEDVVANHSAKVYRLAYRLTGNKFDAEDLTQEVFVRVFRSLENFKPGTLDGWLHRITTNLFLDQARRKSRIRFDALAEDAESRLPGREPGPEQSFEHNNLDLDVQRALEELPPDFRAAVVLCDLEGLSYDEVAEALGVKLGTVRSRIHRGRTMLREKLAHRDPRPAEARKPRLKMPRIASIL from the coding sequence ATGCCGGCATCGCATGCTGCGCCAGTCCAGATATCGGAGAGCCTTGAGGCCGTTACGGACTGGGTCGCGCCCAGCTGGGAGGACGTGGTCGCCAACCACTCCGCCAAGGTGTACCGCCTTGCCTACCGCCTGACCGGAAATAAGTTCGACGCCGAGGACCTCACCCAGGAGGTGTTTGTCAGGGTTTTCCGTTCGCTGGAAAACTTCAAGCCGGGCACCCTGGACGGGTGGCTGCACCGGATCACCACCAACCTTTTCCTGGACCAGGCACGTCGTAAGAGCCGGATCCGCTTTGACGCCCTCGCCGAGGACGCCGAATCACGCCTGCCGGGCCGTGAGCCAGGCCCCGAGCAGAGCTTCGAACACAACAACTTGGACCTTGATGTCCAGCGTGCGTTGGAAGAACTGCCACCGGATTTCAGGGCTGCCGTTGTTCTATGCGATCTTGAAGGATTGTCCTATGACGAGGTGGCGGAGGCGCTGGGCGTGAAGCTGGGCACCGTCAGGTCCCGTATCCACCGTGGCCGCACCATGCTGCGGGAGAAGCTCGCCCACCGTGACCCCCGTCCGGCTGAAGCCCGCAAGCCCCGCCTGAAGATGCCCCGCATCGCCAGCATTCTTTAG
- a CDS encoding amino acid ABC transporter ATP-binding protein, with protein MTTQVSGDALVSLNSVNKHYGQLHVLKDINLQVRKGEVVVVIGPSGSGKSTLCRAINRLETIDDGDIAIDGKKLPEEGKELAHLRADVGMVFQSFNLFAHKTILENVTLGPIKVKGVAKGTAEREAMALLERVGVGHQAPKLPAQLSGGQQQRVAIARALAMKPKVMLFDEPTSALDPEMINEVLDVMIQLAKEGMTMIVVTHEMGFARKAADRVVFMADGQIVEDSTPEEFFTNPQSNRAKDFLSKLLTH; from the coding sequence ATGACTACTCAAGTGTCCGGCGATGCGCTCGTCTCCCTGAACAGCGTCAACAAACACTACGGTCAATTGCACGTCCTCAAAGACATCAACCTCCAGGTTCGGAAGGGTGAAGTCGTCGTGGTCATCGGGCCGTCCGGCTCCGGAAAGTCCACGTTGTGCCGTGCCATCAACCGTTTGGAAACGATCGACGACGGCGACATCGCGATCGACGGGAAGAAGCTCCCGGAAGAAGGCAAGGAACTCGCCCACCTGCGTGCAGACGTGGGAATGGTCTTCCAGTCCTTCAACCTGTTCGCCCACAAGACGATCCTTGAGAACGTCACGCTGGGACCGATCAAGGTGAAGGGCGTCGCCAAGGGCACGGCGGAAAGGGAGGCCATGGCCCTCCTGGAACGTGTCGGCGTCGGCCACCAGGCTCCCAAGCTCCCCGCGCAGCTCTCCGGTGGCCAGCAACAGCGCGTGGCCATTGCCCGCGCACTTGCCATGAAGCCCAAGGTGATGTTGTTCGACGAGCCAACCTCGGCTCTGGACCCCGAAATGATCAATGAGGTCCTGGACGTCATGATCCAGTTGGCAAAGGAAGGCATGACCATGATCGTGGTTACCCACGAGATGGGCTTTGCCCGCAAGGCAGCCGACCGCGTCGTGTTCATGGCCGATGGCCAGATCGTGGAAGATTCAACACCCGAGGAATTCTTCACCAATCCGCAGAGCAACCGCGCCAAGGACTTCCTGTCCAAGCTTCTGACCCACTAG
- a CDS encoding Mrp/NBP35 family ATP-binding protein, with protein sequence MTTPSAEALHAALATVIDPELRRPITELGMVESVSATDDGNVHVAVLLTIAGCPLRDTITADATTALSGIAGVTGVDVELKVMTPAQREALKEQLRGPGGQRGIPFAKPGSLTKVYAVASGKGGVGKSSVTVNLACALAAQGLRVGIVDADVHGFSVPGLMGITQKPTQVDDMILPPVAYGVKVISIGMFVAGNQPVAWRGPMLHRALEQFLTDVYFGDLDALFLDLPPGTGDIAISVAQLLPNAEILVVTTPQAAAADVAERAGTIATQTGQKVAGVIENMSFLEMPDGGRMELFGSGGGAVLAERLSAAVGSDVPLLGQIPLDIRLREGGDAGKPVVLAAGETAAAKALEGIAGMLATRPRGLSGMPLGIQPR encoded by the coding sequence ATGACCACCCCATCGGCCGAGGCACTTCACGCTGCCCTGGCAACCGTCATCGACCCCGAGTTGCGGCGTCCAATCACCGAACTTGGCATGGTGGAGTCGGTGTCAGCCACCGACGACGGCAACGTCCATGTAGCAGTACTGCTCACGATCGCCGGTTGCCCGCTCCGCGACACCATTACGGCGGATGCGACCACTGCGTTGTCAGGCATCGCAGGCGTCACCGGTGTTGACGTGGAGCTGAAGGTCATGACCCCCGCCCAGCGCGAGGCCCTGAAGGAACAACTGCGCGGTCCGGGTGGCCAGCGGGGCATCCCATTTGCCAAGCCTGGCTCCTTGACGAAGGTCTACGCAGTGGCCAGCGGAAAAGGCGGCGTAGGTAAGTCTTCCGTCACCGTCAACCTCGCCTGTGCCCTGGCCGCACAGGGCTTGCGGGTGGGTATCGTGGACGCTGACGTGCACGGCTTCTCCGTCCCGGGGCTCATGGGCATCACGCAGAAACCGACGCAGGTGGATGACATGATCCTGCCTCCTGTGGCCTACGGGGTGAAGGTCATATCCATTGGCATGTTCGTTGCGGGAAACCAGCCCGTGGCGTGGCGTGGTCCCATGCTGCACCGCGCTTTGGAGCAGTTCCTCACGGACGTCTACTTCGGTGACCTCGACGCCCTGTTCCTGGACCTGCCTCCCGGAACAGGCGATATCGCGATATCCGTGGCCCAGCTCCTCCCGAACGCCGAAATCCTCGTGGTAACCACCCCGCAGGCCGCCGCTGCGGACGTCGCCGAACGGGCCGGAACCATCGCAACCCAAACCGGCCAGAAGGTTGCCGGCGTCATCGAGAACATGTCCTTCCTGGAAATGCCAGACGGCGGTCGCATGGAATTGTTCGGAAGTGGCGGCGGTGCCGTCCTCGCTGAGCGTCTGAGTGCTGCTGTGGGCAGCGACGTGCCCCTGCTCGGCCAGATTCCCTTGGACATCCGCTTGCGTGAGGGCGGTGACGCCGGAAAGCCTGTAGTCCTTGCCGCGGGCGAAACTGCTGCTGCGAAGGCGTTGGAAGGCATTGCAGGGATGTTGGCAACGCGTCCGCGCGGATTGTCCGGCATGCCGCTGGGAATCCAGCCGCGCTGA
- a CDS encoding amino acid ABC transporter permease: MDAIFESLPQYWDGFLRTLFLAVVSGVIALAAGTLLAAMRVSPVAALRGFSTFYVEVARNTPLTIIFFFSAIVLPRLGVKFEQFEVAAIIALSSYTAAFVAEAVRSGVNSVPVGQAEAARSIGMTFTQVLGLVVLPQAVRTVVPPLINIMIALVKNSSVAGAFFVLELFGYGLQLSNSHGDAVMWILIGVAFFYLLITVPLGLLAHFVEKKVAIAR, encoded by the coding sequence ATGGACGCCATCTTCGAAAGCCTCCCCCAATATTGGGACGGATTTCTCCGAACCCTGTTTCTAGCCGTCGTGTCCGGCGTGATCGCGCTGGCAGCAGGTACTCTGCTCGCCGCAATGCGTGTCTCGCCCGTGGCAGCCTTACGGGGCTTCAGCACGTTTTATGTTGAAGTCGCCAGAAACACCCCACTCACAATAATTTTCTTTTTCTCAGCAATCGTGCTTCCCCGGCTTGGCGTCAAGTTTGAACAATTTGAAGTGGCCGCCATCATCGCGTTGAGCAGCTACACCGCAGCATTTGTTGCTGAAGCTGTGCGATCCGGCGTCAACAGCGTCCCGGTCGGACAGGCCGAGGCAGCCCGCAGCATTGGCATGACGTTCACGCAGGTTTTGGGCCTGGTGGTCCTGCCCCAGGCCGTTCGCACCGTTGTACCCCCGTTGATCAACATCATGATTGCGCTGGTCAAGAACTCATCCGTGGCGGGTGCCTTCTTTGTCCTGGAGCTCTTCGGCTACGGCCTGCAGTTGTCAAACAGCCATGGTGACGCAGTCATGTGGATCTTGATCGGTGTGGCATTCTTCTACCTGCTGATCACAGTGCCTCTGGGCTTGTTGGCCCACTTCGTCGAGAAAAAGGTGGCGATTGCCCGATGA
- a CDS encoding Sec-independent protein translocase TatB, whose translation MLGINGPEFILLLIIGVLVIGPSRLPEYTQKLANLVKEVRRMASGAREQIKEEVGIDIDEVDWKKYDPRQYDPRRIIKDALLDDDSKPVNAGAPAAAATVAAAAVDTKPKAPARIIERLAEGEAAPFDTEAT comes from the coding sequence GTGCTTGGAATCAACGGCCCGGAGTTCATACTCCTTCTGATTATCGGCGTACTCGTCATCGGTCCCAGCCGTTTGCCCGAATACACTCAAAAGCTCGCAAACCTGGTGAAGGAAGTCCGCCGGATGGCCTCCGGGGCACGCGAGCAGATCAAGGAAGAAGTCGGCATCGACATCGATGAGGTCGACTGGAAGAAGTACGATCCCCGCCAATACGATCCGCGACGCATCATCAAGGATGCGTTGCTTGACGATGATTCCAAGCCCGTCAACGCAGGCGCGCCGGCTGCTGCGGCGACAGTTGCAGCCGCAGCAGTGGACACGAAGCCCAAGGCTCCGGCCCGCATCATTGAGCGGCTCGCCGAAGGCGAGGCCGCGCCTTTCGATACCGAAGCTACGTAA